Proteins from a single region of Drosophila biarmipes strain raj3 chromosome 3R, RU_DBia_V1.1, whole genome shotgun sequence:
- the LOC108031216 gene encoding uncharacterized protein LOC108031216, with protein sequence MSRRILVLSIRSFPLLRRTPIRTFGKALENFPRRFCDCKEARKMELPEGVLMGFGNPLLDITCTVEDNVILEKYGLDANAAIIAEEKHDALFDELMNMENVVYSAGGACQNSMRIFQWIVQTPFRAVFTGAVGKDKLGDRIEKRARADGLLTLYQMKEELPTGSCAVIINGPNRSLVANLGAASLFTEDWVDEEENECALSRAMYFYFTGFFLAVCSPVVERIARMCCESKRIVILNFSAVFVLQMQREALANILPYVDIIICNKEEAIAYGDTNDWKTKNVFEIGSRLQKLPKANVRPRLVMITDAVCPVLVFQDNDRILEYPVPKVKPGEIFDTNGCGDAFVGGFLAMYVQRMPLDYCIRTGIFASQQVLNVVGVQIDKLPKFSEKCI encoded by the exons ATGTCCAGAAGGATCTTAGTCCTGAGCATCAGATCATTTCCATTACTGCGAAGAACCCCCATCCGAACTTTTGGCAAGGCACTCGAGAATTTCCCCAGGAGGTTCTGCGACTGTAAGGAAGCGCGAAAAATGGAACTACCCGAGGGAGTCCTGATGGGCTTTGGCAATCCCCTGCTCGACATCACATGCACCGTGGAGGACAATGTGATCCTGGAGAAGTACGGCCTGGATGCGAATGCAGCTATCATCGCCGAGGAGAAGCACGATGCTCTGTTCGACGAGCTTATGAACATGGAGAATGTCGTTTATTCGGCGGGCGGCGCCTGTCAGAACTCGATGAGGATCTTCCAATGGATCGTGCAGACCCCGTTTCGAGCTGTCTTCACCGGCGCCGTGGGCAAGGACAAGCTGGGCGATCGCATCGAGAAGAGGGCCAGAGCGGATGGTTTACTGACACTCTACCAGATGAAGGAAGAACTGCCGACAG GATCCTGCGCGGTGATCATCAATGGCCCGAACCGCTCCTTGGTGGCCAACCTGGGAGCCGCCTCGCTCTTCACCGAGGACTGGGTGGACGAGGAGGAGAACGAGTGCGCCCTGAGTCGGGCCATGTACTTCTACTTCACCGGCTTCTTTCTGGCCGTGTGCTCCCCCGTCGTGGAGCGCATCGCGAGGATGTGCTGCGAGTCCAAGCGCATAGTGATCCTCAACTTCAGCGCCGTGTTCGTGCTGCAGATGCAGCGTGAGGCACTGGCCAATATCCTTCCGTACGTGGACATCATCATCTGCAACAAGGAAGAGGCCATTGCCTATGGCGACACCAACGACTGGAAGACGAAGAACGTCTTCGAGATCGGTTCTCGTCTCCAAAAGTTGCCCAAGGCCAATGTCCGCCCGCGCCTGGTCATGATCACGGATGCCGTGTGCCCGGTACTGGTTTTCCAGGATAACGATCGCATTCTGGAGTATCCGGTTCCCAAAGTCAAGCCGGGCGAGATCTTTGACACCAACGGCTGTGGCGACGCCTTTGTCGGTGGATTCCTGGCCATGTACGTTCAGAGGATGCCCTTGGACTACTGCATCCGCACGGGTATTTTTGCATCCCAGCAGGTTCTCAACGTGGTCGGCGTTCAGATAGACAAGCTACCAAAGTTCAGCGAAAAGTGCATATGA